A genomic window from Treponema maltophilum ATCC 51939 includes:
- a CDS encoding divergent PAP2 family protein, whose product MMRKQLYYLLINPVLLSAVFSWLSAQFIKTVIQLLKGRVSDLKDLVALLFWRTGGMPSSHSALVCALAASIGFNSGMDSDVFVLSCCFALVVIRDAVGVRRASGLQARTLNEIGRELQQRHILEFQALKEVHGHKPLEVFVGCLLGLFIGTAFSVL is encoded by the coding sequence ATGATGCGGAAACAATTATATTATTTGCTTATAAATCCGGTTTTACTTTCGGCGGTATTCAGCTGGCTTTCCGCACAATTTATAAAAACGGTTATACAGCTTTTAAAGGGCAGAGTTTCGGACTTAAAAGACCTTGTCGCCCTGCTTTTTTGGCGCACCGGCGGCATGCCTTCGAGCCATTCGGCTTTGGTCTGCGCGCTGGCGGCTTCAATCGGCTTTAATTCGGGCATGGATTCGGACGTCTTTGTGTTATCCTGTTGTTTTGCGCTCGTGGTTATCCGCGATGCGGTCGGCGTACGGCGCGCAAGCGGACTTCAGGCGCGTACGCTGAATGAAATCGGCAGAGAATTGCAGCAACGGCATATTCTCGAATTCCAAGCGCTCAAAGAAGTGCACGGTCATAAACCTTTGGAAGTTTTTGTCGGCTGTCTTTTGGGACTTTTTATCGGAACCGCCTTTTCAGTGCTTTAA
- a CDS encoding RnfABCDGE type electron transport complex subunit D, which translates to MRQTYNTLTQDPFCSSNPSVNNIVKITVAVLVPHIAMLFITRSYHSLILIVCSIAAAQLAQIGSAFIKKTKDFFSWATFLQALLIGMFVPANYSAAVVFFTVLCILFLQKMIFGTFAQFWANTVIVTAAVLYLLNPALFPAFLLPHEYFNYTNAGSRLFSEGILQSVRFDAALTDFFNDVFHSWGISLPEGYISLLWDSGSPVPAFRFNVLTLVSSLVLVSYKGADAIVSYVFLFVYGMAVRLFSLYPYGGILGGGDVLLAFCTGGTLFTAFFILGWFGTTPLTAAGKCVYGVTGGLLMFFICGSGTSSAGVLFTVIILNILSPAMQYIEDVLYGIRLNKILIREGIKRGGQ; encoded by the coding sequence ATGCGACAAACGTATAATACTCTTACGCAGGATCCCTTTTGCAGTTCGAATCCTTCCGTAAATAACATCGTTAAAATAACCGTTGCGGTTCTTGTGCCCCATATTGCAATGCTTTTTATAACGCGAAGCTATCATTCGCTGATTTTGATTGTCTGCAGCATCGCGGCAGCGCAGTTGGCGCAAATCGGCAGCGCGTTTATAAAAAAGACAAAAGATTTTTTTTCGTGGGCGACTTTTTTGCAGGCGCTGCTTATCGGCATGTTCGTTCCTGCAAACTATTCCGCCGCTGTTGTTTTTTTTACCGTGCTGTGCATACTTTTTTTACAAAAAATGATTTTCGGAACCTTTGCGCAATTTTGGGCGAATACGGTTATCGTTACCGCAGCGGTGCTGTATTTGCTCAATCCCGCTTTATTTCCCGCGTTTTTATTGCCGCACGAATATTTTAACTACACCAATGCCGGATCCCGCCTGTTTTCCGAAGGAATACTGCAAAGCGTCCGTTTCGACGCCGCGCTGACCGATTTTTTTAACGATGTTTTTCATTCGTGGGGTATATCGCTTCCGGAAGGCTATATAAGCTTGCTGTGGGATTCGGGATCGCCCGTTCCGGCGTTTCGGTTCAATGTGCTTACGCTTGTTTCTTCGCTTGTTTTGGTGTCGTATAAGGGCGCCGACGCGATTGTTTCCTACGTGTTTTTGTTTGTATACGGCATGGCGGTGCGATTGTTCAGTTTGTATCCCTACGGCGGTATATTGGGCGGCGGCGATGTGCTGCTTGCGTTTTGTACCGGCGGCACCCTGTTCACCGCGTTTTTTATCTTGGGCTGGTTCGGAACGACGCCGCTTACCGCTGCGGGTAAATGCGTATACGGAGTGACAGGCGGTTTGCTTATGTTTTTTATCTGCGGAAGCGGAACGTCTTCTGCCGGCGTCCTGTTTACCGTCATAATCTTGAATATTCTATCTCCGGCTATGCAATATATTGAAGACGTGCTCTACGGTATAAGACTGAATAAAATACTTATACGCGAAGGCATAAAAAGAGGCGGACAATGA
- the pcnB gene encoding polynucleotide adenylyltransferase PcnB, with product MLSRYTSDKNGRPVKTAVIYTENEHCLKKTDIDPGALWIIRRLKECGFEALIVGGAVRDLLLHKTPKDFDLVTDATPARIKKIFRNSYIIGKRFRIVHIFFDHRIFEVTTFRSFAEGKTVGNTFGTIEEDSKRRDFTLNALYYDPEKNQIIDYVGGFKDIQAKKIVPVIPLKQIFVEDPVRMLRAVKYAASSGFKIPFLLRRKITSSAHLLSPVSPSRLTEELLKIINSGQAYEIVSSAIPLRLFMYLQPAASALIAEKEGFCAAYMQSLKALDDLHHRDPAARLGDKLVYLIRDFIKLLANWELEAAAKTSAAELYKFAWKECRSFVLPMNPQRSELEYAVRFCLKEFGISVRPPKKKKSPQRTAAV from the coding sequence GTGCTTTCCCGATATACATCAGATAAAAACGGTCGGCCTGTAAAAACCGCCGTCATTTACACCGAAAACGAACATTGCCTGAAAAAAACGGATATCGATCCGGGGGCGCTGTGGATAATACGGCGCCTCAAAGAATGCGGCTTTGAAGCCCTTATTGTCGGCGGTGCCGTGCGCGACCTTTTGCTGCACAAAACGCCCAAGGACTTCGATTTGGTTACCGATGCGACGCCGGCCCGCATTAAAAAAATATTCCGCAATTCATACATCATCGGAAAGCGTTTTCGCATCGTGCACATATTTTTCGATCATCGAATCTTTGAAGTAACCACTTTCCGTTCTTTTGCCGAAGGGAAAACCGTCGGCAATACCTTCGGCACAATCGAAGAAGATTCAAAGCGCAGGGATTTTACGCTGAACGCGTTGTATTACGATCCCGAAAAAAATCAGATTATCGATTACGTCGGCGGCTTTAAAGATATACAGGCAAAAAAAATCGTGCCGGTTATTCCTTTAAAGCAAATATTTGTCGAAGACCCGGTACGGATGCTGCGCGCCGTAAAATACGCCGCTTCGAGCGGGTTTAAAATTCCGTTTTTGCTGCGCCGCAAAATCACATCGTCCGCCCATCTTTTGTCGCCGGTTTCTCCGTCGCGGCTGACCGAAGAACTTTTAAAAATAATCAATTCCGGCCAAGCATACGAAATTGTATCGTCGGCGATTCCGCTGCGGCTTTTTATGTATTTGCAGCCGGCGGCTTCCGCTTTGATTGCCGAAAAAGAAGGCTTTTGTGCCGCCTACATGCAAAGCTTAAAAGCGCTGGACGATCTGCATCATCGTGATCCTGCCGCGCGGCTGGGCGATAAATTGGTTTATCTTATCCGCGATTTTATAAAGCTTTTGGCGAATTGGGAACTCGAAGCTGCGGCAAAAACGAGTGCCGCCGAACTGTACAAATTCGCATGGAAGGAATGTCGGAGCTTTGTGCTGCCCATGAATCCCCAGCGTTCCGAATTGGAATACGCCGTGCGCTTTTGTTTAAAAGAATTCGGGATAAGCGTGCGGCCGCCCAAAAAGAAAAAAAGCCCGCAAAGGACTGCGGCCGTTTAA
- a CDS encoding 4Fe-4S dicluster domain-containing protein, which produces MSERKERFDFPRYEYACLNPAYIPASVAVSAEQGGGASRFSVKPGDSVFEGQTIATGYKTSVSVHAPIPGIVTGIVERTMPNGKKAECAIIDFKGSFNFEGKPAADSAGYNRSSSHKLISQIRQYGIINTFNESNGSLAWQMEQSAGREPALGVRLFDFDPSCFVDDFISSHFIDEVLQGARLCAAAINARTIVFFYSASDFTLPEKGKREQFLKPFDCRFIKTDTRFYPSGSERVLQRKGSPISLFIDSRTAFGVFKCLSLGMPLTDTVVEVNGQALHESKMFKVKLGTPIRRLIEECGGCEKTPAKIVINGLIKGTAVSDLDIPVTKYVKTVTLLSAGDIPDQTVSPCIHCGFCRTSCPLNIQPDLIYSHRVNHTPLSRDVLLSAHLCDACALCNAACPARLPLYQTVSLYKEKDNATNV; this is translated from the coding sequence ATGTCGGAAAGAAAAGAACGGTTCGATTTTCCCCGCTATGAATATGCGTGTCTGAATCCCGCATACATTCCCGCCTCGGTTGCCGTTTCGGCGGAGCAGGGCGGAGGAGCCTCGCGTTTTTCGGTAAAACCGGGCGACAGCGTGTTCGAGGGGCAAACAATCGCGACGGGCTACAAAACGTCGGTTTCCGTCCACGCACCCATTCCGGGAATCGTAACCGGGATTGTCGAGCGTACCATGCCGAACGGGAAAAAAGCCGAATGCGCGATAATCGATTTTAAAGGCAGTTTTAACTTTGAAGGCAAACCTGCGGCCGACTCTGCCGGATACAACAGGTCGTCTTCTCATAAGCTGATTTCGCAAATACGGCAATACGGCATCATCAATACCTTCAATGAATCGAACGGCTCTCTTGCCTGGCAGATGGAACAGAGCGCCGGGCGCGAGCCTGCTTTGGGCGTGCGCTTGTTCGACTTTGATCCGAGTTGCTTTGTAGACGATTTTATTTCGTCGCATTTTATCGACGAAGTGCTGCAAGGCGCCCGGCTGTGCGCAGCGGCAATAAACGCCCGGACAATCGTGTTTTTTTATTCGGCATCGGATTTTACGCTGCCGGAAAAAGGAAAACGGGAACAGTTTCTTAAACCGTTTGACTGCCGCTTTATAAAAACGGATACGCGCTTTTATCCTTCAGGCTCGGAACGCGTGTTGCAAAGGAAAGGCTCTCCGATAAGCTTGTTTATCGACAGCCGCACCGCATTCGGCGTATTCAAATGCCTGTCATTGGGTATGCCGCTTACCGATACCGTCGTGGAAGTAAACGGACAGGCTTTGCACGAAAGCAAAATGTTTAAAGTCAAATTGGGAACGCCGATCCGCCGGCTTATCGAAGAGTGCGGCGGCTGCGAAAAAACGCCGGCAAAAATCGTTATAAACGGACTCATTAAAGGAACGGCCGTCAGCGATTTGGACATTCCCGTTACAAAATACGTAAAAACCGTTACGCTGCTTTCGGCCGGCGATATTCCCGACCAAACGGTTTCTCCGTGCATTCACTGCGGTTTTTGCAGAACCTCGTGCCCGCTCAACATTCAGCCCGATTTGATTTACAGCCATCGCGTCAATCATACGCCGCTTTCGCGGGATGTTTTGCTTTCGGCGCATTTGTGTGATGCATGTGCTTTGTGCAATGCGGCGTGCCCGGCGCGGCTTCCGCTCTATCAAACCGTATCGCTTTATAAGGAAAAAGACAATGCGACAAACGTATAA
- a CDS encoding RluA family pseudouridine synthase → MIFKQFTAAADDENRRLERVLRKFLADVPLGLIHKSMRSGFIKVNGLKKDASYRVQKGDVLDIADFLADARRRTHSYDDKKAESPSRPSSAYTPFTDVFANEHIRIVNKAYGVPVHGGSSHAVPLDKLIRREYAEKAASDNEKPHSLSFVPGPLHRIDRRTTGLVAFSQSLIGAQYFSKALAERRIGKIYTALIEGTLREACIWENVIEKNGEKAARAGKTFATVKVKPREKAEDIHTAESGRSGKKAALTEVRPLAHGKIGGKSFTLVSVEIKTGKTHQIRAQAAFAGFPLLGDSAYGADFFSYPDKHGQSLFLHARTLIFEKDNPLGVPEKISAPLPFFFEQLIKTYLPAVELSTYT, encoded by the coding sequence ATGATTTTTAAGCAATTTACCGCGGCCGCCGATGACGAAAACAGGCGGCTTGAACGCGTGCTCAGAAAATTCCTTGCCGACGTTCCGCTCGGCCTTATACATAAAAGCATGCGAAGCGGTTTTATCAAAGTAAACGGACTCAAAAAAGACGCATCGTACCGCGTGCAAAAAGGCGACGTTCTCGATATTGCCGATTTTCTTGCCGACGCTCGCAGACGCACTCACTCTTATGATGATAAAAAAGCGGAATCCCCTTCCCGCCCCTCATCCGCTTATACGCCGTTTACCGATGTGTTTGCAAACGAGCATATCCGCATTGTCAACAAAGCATACGGCGTTCCGGTCCACGGCGGATCTTCGCACGCGGTGCCTCTGGATAAACTGATACGGCGCGAATATGCCGAAAAAGCCGCATCCGATAACGAAAAGCCGCATTCTCTGTCGTTTGTTCCCGGCCCGCTTCACCGCATCGACCGCAGAACGACCGGCTTGGTCGCCTTTTCGCAAAGTTTAATCGGCGCGCAGTATTTTTCAAAAGCGCTCGCCGAAAGGCGGATCGGAAAAATCTATACGGCCCTTATTGAAGGAACGCTGCGCGAAGCGTGCATATGGGAAAACGTCATAGAAAAAAACGGCGAAAAAGCCGCACGCGCGGGAAAAACCTTTGCGACCGTGAAAGTAAAACCGCGTGAAAAAGCGGAAGACATACATACAGCCGAAAGCGGTCGCAGCGGCAAAAAAGCCGCACTGACAGAGGTGCGGCCCCTTGCGCACGGGAAAATCGGCGGCAAAAGTTTTACCCTTGTTTCGGTTGAAATAAAAACGGGAAAAACACATCAAATACGAGCCCAAGCCGCCTTTGCGGGCTTTCCGCTTTTGGGCGACAGCGCGTACGGAGCCGATTTTTTTTCGTATCCGGATAAGCACGGACAAAGTCTTTTTTTGCACGCACGCACGCTGATATTCGAAAAAGACAATCCGCTCGGCGTTCCCGAAAAAATATCGGCGCCTTTGCCGTTTTTTTTCGAACAATTGATTAAAACCTACTTGCCCGCAGTCGAACTTTCAACGTATACTTAA
- a CDS encoding alpha-amylase/4-alpha-glucanotransferase domain-containing protein, with the protein MGVVKICFVLAFGISGTELPDNIEDLYQKKYKKILSFLYAHPDMCLSLFVSGPIIEWIEKKHEEIISLCSELVNRRQIELIGGGYYEPLFPLLLPADRSAQIEALTTSIRKAAGKRPRGAYLTESVWDPSLISSFNTCGIEYVFLDSRLIPKSRFRPLSTFVPLVIEDMGKTTTVIPLHQSSLPRVNQTPESFLQFTRTIAESGDSSILACTFSPDKFFELTESKWFDRLLTLLKDDEVSALSCPQRYLKQYRTRLHTYIPAGCMSDAALWTLEPFVPHTSVFTEAIRPTVKDFFTVYPEAHRLYSRMMYVSMLINQCRGDKVRKKAAKEQLYAAQNFAPYMYTGSGGVSDKALRSKTYRRLITAEKLVREASGFSENASAFDFGMTGGRDFLCCFEAFNAFFTLQGGILLELDIMENASNYCLAARHSVRSPVKIPYPKKMFIDHLWDKSDFEAFTSGKDEHSVFASQEYKEINFDRSKKEIRLAANALWSKKEIPVSLKKNYTASANGIFCQYILKNEGTIPLKARFAVEHNFSLPADDAKALKAEVVVNDVCESPCTDQQYIRQAAISTVRFTDPDSDIGFIFEPNELCGFYLEPFFTFMQNEKGEAVKQYEAHTCAFYWDIQLLPGMETEKILNVTIKAPRKNPVAKKRKKR; encoded by the coding sequence ATGGGTGTCGTAAAGATATGCTTTGTGTTGGCCTTCGGTATATCCGGTACCGAGCTCCCTGATAACATTGAAGATTTATACCAAAAAAAATATAAAAAAATTCTCAGTTTTTTGTACGCGCACCCCGATATGTGCCTGTCTCTTTTTGTGAGCGGCCCGATTATCGAGTGGATAGAAAAAAAACACGAAGAGATAATTTCGCTGTGTTCGGAATTGGTAAACCGCAGGCAGATTGAATTGATCGGCGGCGGCTACTATGAACCGCTGTTTCCGCTTTTACTGCCGGCGGACCGCTCGGCACAGATAGAAGCGCTTACGACGAGTATACGCAAAGCTGCGGGAAAACGGCCGCGCGGCGCCTATCTTACCGAAAGCGTGTGGGATCCCTCTCTTATTTCGAGCTTTAATACGTGCGGCATCGAATATGTTTTTCTCGACAGCCGCCTTATCCCGAAAAGCCGGTTCCGGCCGCTTTCAACTTTTGTGCCGCTCGTTATAGAAGATATGGGAAAAACGACGACGGTCATTCCGCTGCACCAAAGCAGTTTGCCGCGTGTAAACCAAACGCCCGAAAGCTTTTTGCAGTTTACCCGTACGATCGCCGAATCGGGAGACTCGTCGATTTTGGCGTGCACGTTTTCGCCCGATAAGTTTTTTGAACTGACGGAATCGAAGTGGTTTGATCGTCTTTTAACCTTGCTGAAAGACGACGAAGTGAGCGCCCTGTCGTGTCCGCAGCGGTATTTAAAACAATACCGAACACGCCTTCATACGTATATACCCGCCGGATGCATGTCCGACGCGGCTTTGTGGACATTGGAGCCCTTTGTTCCGCATACGAGCGTTTTTACCGAAGCTATTCGGCCGACGGTAAAAGATTTTTTTACCGTGTATCCCGAAGCGCACCGTTTGTACTCGCGCATGATGTACGTGAGCATGCTTATAAACCAGTGCCGCGGCGATAAAGTGCGCAAAAAAGCCGCAAAAGAGCAGCTGTACGCCGCGCAAAATTTTGCGCCGTACATGTATACCGGAAGCGGCGGCGTAAGCGATAAGGCTTTACGCAGCAAAACCTACCGGCGCTTAATTACCGCGGAAAAACTGGTGCGCGAAGCATCGGGATTCAGCGAAAATGCAAGCGCCTTCGACTTCGGCATGACCGGCGGCAGGGACTTTTTGTGTTGTTTTGAAGCCTTCAACGCTTTTTTTACCTTGCAGGGCGGTATTCTGCTTGAATTGGACATTATGGAAAACGCTTCAAACTATTGCCTTGCCGCCCGCCACAGCGTCCGCTCGCCGGTAAAAATTCCGTATCCGAAAAAAATGTTTATCGATCATTTATGGGACAAAAGCGATTTTGAAGCCTTCACTTCCGGCAAAGACGAACATTCGGTTTTCGCATCGCAGGAATATAAAGAAATAAATTTTGACCGCTCAAAAAAAGAAATACGCTTGGCCGCAAACGCGCTGTGGAGCAAAAAAGAAATTCCCGTCAGTCTTAAAAAAAATTACACGGCGAGCGCAAACGGAATTTTTTGCCAATATATTTTAAAGAACGAAGGGACGATTCCTTTAAAAGCGCGCTTTGCGGTTGAACATAATTTTTCATTGCCGGCAGACGATGCAAAGGCTTTAAAAGCGGAAGTTGTCGTAAACGACGTGTGCGAAAGTCCGTGTACGGATCAACAGTATATACGGCAGGCAGCCATATCGACGGTCCGTTTTACCGACCCCGATTCGGATATCGGCTTTATATTCGAACCGAACGAACTGTGCGGCTTTTACTTGGAACCTTTTTTTACGTTTATGCAAAACGAAAAAGGCGAAGCTGTAAAACAGTACGAAGCGCACACGTGCGCCTTTTATTGGGATATTCAGCTTCTTCCCGGTATGGAAACCGAAAAAATTCTGAACGTAACGATAAAAGCGCCGCGGAAAAATCCGGTTGCCAAGAAGCGCAAAAAACGGTAA
- a CDS encoding alpha/beta hydrolase encodes MKKDDAKTVFIDTPASDGVQIALHMWLPAGPQAGSAVKTAVVLSHGMAEHAMRYEGFARFLCENGIAFYAHDHRGHGQTAKNADELGFLAEKDGFQAVVLDLRSVVERCRSDLPNAKIILLGHSFGSFVAQSFIEQFGNEVDGCILSGTAGPRRLLSAAGNRMASLVKLFKGARYRSKFLDRASFSSYLDKIPNAKSPFAWLSRDDEQVALYEKDPLCGFLCTAGFFYDLTAGLCRIHREKNMKRIPKKLPVLFFAGTGDPVGGYTKTIRALADRYRKNGMTDVSEIYYEGGRHEMLNETNCVQVQNDILEWIQKHWYKN; translated from the coding sequence ATGAAAAAAGACGACGCAAAAACCGTTTTCATCGATACGCCCGCTTCCGACGGCGTGCAAATTGCATTGCACATGTGGCTTCCGGCCGGCCCTCAGGCCGGTTCTGCGGTCAAAACGGCTGTTGTACTGAGCCACGGCATGGCCGAACATGCGATGCGGTATGAAGGTTTTGCGCGTTTTTTATGCGAAAACGGCATCGCCTTTTACGCGCACGACCACCGCGGACACGGACAAACCGCAAAAAATGCCGACGAATTGGGTTTTTTGGCCGAAAAAGACGGATTTCAAGCGGTCGTACTTGATCTGCGAAGCGTCGTCGAACGATGCCGATCCGATTTACCGAATGCAAAGATTATCCTGCTCGGCCATTCGTTCGGTTCGTTTGTCGCCCAATCGTTTATCGAACAGTTCGGAAACGAAGTTGACGGCTGCATATTGTCGGGAACGGCGGGACCTCGCCGCTTACTCAGCGCGGCAGGAAACCGCATGGCCTCCTTGGTAAAGCTTTTTAAAGGCGCTCGGTACCGCTCGAAGTTTTTGGATAGGGCAAGTTTTTCTTCATACCTTGATAAAATACCGAACGCAAAAAGTCCCTTTGCGTGGCTGTCGCGTGACGATGAGCAGGTTGCCCTGTACGAAAAAGATCCTTTGTGCGGCTTTTTGTGCACGGCAGGCTTTTTTTACGATTTAACCGCGGGCTTATGCCGCATTCACCGCGAAAAAAATATGAAGCGTATTCCCAAAAAGCTTCCCGTATTGTTTTTTGCGGGAACCGGCGATCCGGTCGGCGGCTATACGAAAACGATCCGCGCCCTTGCCGATCGGTACCGCAAAAACGGCATGACCGACGTGTCCGAAATCTATTACGAGGGCGGCCGGCACGAAATGCTCAACGAAACGAATTGCGTTCAAGTACAAAACGATATTTTGGAATGGATACAAAAACATTGGTATAAAAATTAA